One window from the genome of Zymoseptoria tritici IPO323 chromosome 11, whole genome shotgun sequence encodes:
- the CYP-60 gene encoding putative P450 monooxygenase (P450 potentially involved in the biosynthesis of a polyketide. This model is located about 60K from a PKS.), which produces MAPPITVIGLLVTAVEAFVVASLFADHLPEHPLLRVFFRLLALNVGGYALYRIVIYPRLLTPLRNLPRPKGGKLLIGHGMVTFERPNGVTFLKWMKEIPNDGLIYFRGFFNADRLIVTNGKILAELLVAKSYEFTKPAPVRSFLRNILGDGLIIVEGDDHRFLRKNMMPVFSYRHIKNIYPLFWEKSVQLMDCVGQEIAEKESSNKNDTAVVEVNHWATKVTVDIIGMAAMGRDFQTLKNTQDPLVEVYEELLEPTFEKQLFFLCQLMLPQNLVKKLPWKLNQTTEKCVNTLNTVTGQLVQDKKQSIKTESDSHKDILSNCLKTGSFSDPQLVDQLLTFLAAGHETTSSALTWTTYLLATNPEIQTALRKELRDAIAIPTSPLPEDFDLASVLESLPLLNGVCNEALRLYPTVPLTVRTSEKTTTLGNQTIPAGAQIILPIYAMNRLPEFWGADADQFTPERWIDTDEKSGERRPNNSGGAPSNYVNLTFLHGPRSCIGQGFAKAELRCLVAALAGRFEMEMADPNEDVIPAGVITTKPKNGMNLKMKLVEGW; this is translated from the exons ATGGCTCCTCCCATCACTGTCATCGGCCTGCTGGTCACCGCCGTGGAAGCCTTTGTCGTCGCCTCGCTATTCGCCGACCATCTCCCGGAGCACCCATTGCTGCGCGTCTTCTTCCGGCTATTGGCGCTGAATGTCGGAGGATATGCGCTGTATCGCATTGTCATCTACCCACGACTGTTGACTCCGCTACGGAATCTGCCGCGTCCCAAG GGCGGCAAGCTGCTCATCGGCCATGGCATGGTCACTTTCGAACGTCCAAACGGTGTCACGTTCCTCAAATGGATGAAGGAGATCCCCAACGACGGTCTGATCTACTTCCGCGGATTCTTCAACGCCGACCGTCTCATCGTCACGAATGGCAAAATCCTCGCCGAACTCCTCGTCGCCAAGTCGTATGAATTCACCAAGCCGGCGCCGGTGAGGAGTTTCCTGCGAAATATTCTCGGAGATGGTTTGATCATcgtcgagggcgacgaccaccgcttcctccgcaAGAACATGATGCCTGTGTTCAGCTACCGCCATATCAAGAACATCTACCCGCTCTTCTGGGAGAAGTCCGTACAGCTTATGGACTGCGTGGGACAAGAGATTGCGGAGAAAGAGTCGTCGAACAAGAATGATAccgcggtggtggaggtcaATCACTGGGCCACCAAAGTCACCGTCGACATCATCGGCATGGCAGCCATGGGTCGGGACTTCCAAACCCTCAAGAACACCCAAGACCCACTCGTTGAAGTGTacgaagaactcctcgaacCCACCTTTGAGAAGcaactcttcttcctctgccAACTGATGCTCCCGCAAAACCTCGTGAAAAAACTCCCCTGGAAACTCAACCAAACCACCGAAAAGTGCGTCAACACCCTCAACACCGTCACGGGCCAACTCGTCCAAGACAAGAAACAATCCATCAAAACCGAATCCGACTCTCACAAGGACATCCTCTCCAACTGCCTCAAAACCGGATCCTTCTCCGACCCCCAACTCGTCGACCAACTCctcaccttcctcgccgccggtcACGaaaccacctcctccgccctcacCTGGACCACctacctcctcgccaccAACCCGGAAATCCAGACCGCTCTGCGCAAAGAACTCCGCGACGCCATCGCGATCCCCACCTCCCCTCTCCCCGAAgacttcgacctcgcctCCGTCCTCGAatccctccccctcctcaaCGGCGTCTGCAACGAAGCCCTCCGCCTCTACCCCACCGTCCCGCTCACCGTCCGCACCTCCGAGAAAACCACCACCCTCGGCAACCAAACCATCCCCGCCGGCGCACAAATCATCCTCCCCATCTACGCCATGAACCGACTCCCCGAATTTTGGGGTGCGGACGCGGACCAGTTCACACCGGAGAGGTGGATCGACACGGATGAGAAGAGCGGGGAGAGGAGACCGAATAACAGCGGCGGCGCGCCGAGTAATTATGTCAATTTGACGTTTTTGCATGGGCCGAGGAGTTGTATTGGACAAGGGTTTGCGAAAGCCGAGTTGAGGTGTTTGGTGGCGGCGCTGGCGGGGAGGTTTGAGATGGAAATGGCGGATCCGAATGAGGATGTTATCCCGGCGGGTGTGATTacgacgaagccgaagaatgGGATGAATTTGAAGATGAAGTTGGTGGAGGGGTGGTAG
- a CDS encoding IPKP58 dsRNA-activated protein kinase inhibitor (Involved in defence mechanisms. In animals P58 is recruited by the influenza virus to limit dsRNA-activated protein kinase inhibitor (PKR)activity; in plants P58 seems to be required by viruses for virulence and therefore functions as a susceptibility factor. ...): MILRPLAIGAICLSVANALTPSDIPSDTPVSQLIASANAHLSQGKAQDALTYFDVAIQRDPSNYLTIFKRGATYLSLGKNVQASRDFDQVLALKPGFEGALTQRAKIKARKADWAGAKEDYVAARKQESQDYLDLEEAEGAEKLSADAEKNKDWEGCVTHAGTAILVAGTSLELRQRRARCRFQKGEIHEGIADLQHVVHINPSLTEPYLQMSAMTFFSLGEPEKGTAAISKCLHNDPDNKACLKLRKSEKSIERTLKKMNTFLSKRQYNSASKLLVPQPDDQGLLEDIKVATAEERAAGNIHPNAPAGLYNSLVETTCSAYFEMKNLKKAAPYCTEALTYDPHSLPALLHKASTELDAESYDIAINTLNLAKEHHGATSAINDLLQKAHMELKRSKQKDYYKVLGLDKDADERDIKRAWRKLTIIHHPDKAAKNGVTQEEAQKKMSAINEAYEVLSDPELKARFDRGEDPMDPQSGQGGNPFQGSPFGFGQGGQPIFFQHGGGGGGGGAKFKFQAGGDGFPFGGVVHNDLGAVHPKVLPKKENTLHMLYALRK, translated from the exons ATGATTCTCCGACCATTGGCAATCGGAGCAATCTGTCTCTCTGTTGCCAACGCCCTCACACCCTCCGATATCCCCTCCGATACGCCAGTTTCGCAGCTGATCGCTTCCGCCAATGCCCACCTCTCGCAAGGCAAAGCACAAGACGCTCTCACCTACTTCGACGTCGCCATCCAACGAGATCCCAGCAACTACCTGACCATCTTCAAACGAGGCGCAACCTACCTCTCCCTGGGAAAGAATGTCCAAGCTAGCCGTGACTTCGATCAGGTGTTGGCGTTGAAGCCAGGCTTCGAGGGAGCTTTGACACAACGTGCAAAGATCAAGGCACGGAAAGCAGACTGGGCGGGAGCAAAGGAAGACTACGTGGCTGCAAGGAAGCAAGAGTCGCAAGATTACCTTGATCTTGAGGAGGCAGAAGGCGCAGAAAAGTTGTCCGCGGACGcagagaagaacaaggactgGGAGGGTTGTGTGACCCACGCTGGTACCGCTATCCTCGTCGCCGGAACATCATTGGAGCTTCGTCAACGAAGAGCAAGATGTCGATTCCAGAAGGGAGAGATACATGAGGGCATTGCCGATCTACAGCATGTCGTGCACATCAATCCATCTCTCACGGAGCCGTACCTCCAAATGTCAGCCAtgaccttcttctccctGGGTGAGCCTGAGAAGGGTACTGCGGCGATCTCGAAGTGTCTCCACAACGATCCGGACAACAAGGCCTGCCTCAAGCTTCGCAAAAGTGAGAAGTCGATCGAGCGAACGCTCAAGAAGATGAACACTTTCCTGTCCAAGCGTCAATACAACTCGGCTTCGAAGCTTTTGGTTCCTCAACCCGACGATCAAGGTCTTCTCGAGGACATCAAGGTCGCCACAGCTGAAGAGCGAGCCGCTGGGAACATTCACCCCAACGCACCCGCGGGCCTGTACAACTCTCTCGTCGAAACAACATGCAGCGCCTACTTCGAAATGAAGAACCTCAAAAAGGCTGCACCATACTGTACCGAGGCCCTCACGTACGACCCTCACTCCCTCCCGGCCCTCCTCCACAAAGCCTCCACCGAACTCGACGCCGAATCCTACGACATCGCAATCAACACTCTGAACCTCGCCAAAGAGCACCATGGCGCGACTTCCGCCATCAACGACCTTCTCCAGAAAGCTCACATGGAGCTCAAACGCAGCAAACAAAAAGACTACTACAAAGTTCTCGGTCTCGACAAAGACGCCGACGAACGCGACATCAAGCGCGCCTGGCGCAAACTCACCATCATCCACCATCCGGACAAAGCGGCCAAGAACGGCGTCACGCAAGAGGAAgcgcagaagaagatgagcgCTATCAACGAGGCGTACGAGGTGTTGTCGGATCCGGAGTTGAAAGCGAGATTCGATCGCGGAGAGGACCCGATGGATCCGCAGTCTGGACAAGGTGGGAACCCGTTCCAAGGGAGTCCGTTTGGCTTTGGGCAGGGCGGACAGCCGATCTTCTTCCAgcatggtggtggtggtgggggtgGAGGAGCGAAGTTCAAGTTTCAGGCGGGTGGAGATGGATTTCCGTTTGGAGGGG TCGTACACAACGACCTCGGCGCCGTGCATCCTAAAGTGCTGCCTAAG AAAGAGAACACTTTGCACATGCTGTACGCGCTGCGGAAGTGA
- a CDS encoding proteasome regulatory particle subunit — MASADVINPANTPAPHLQRQIPNSAITNIDTVEGLADSDDQYATYKKLQRQLEYIKLQEEYIKDEQRSLKRELVRAQEEIKRIQSVPLVIGQFMEAIDQNTGIVQSSTGSNYVVRILSTLDRELLKPSSSVALHRHSNSLVDILPPEADSSIAMLGADEKPDVTYADVGGLDMQKQEIREAVELPLTQFDLYKQIGIDPPRGVLLYGPPGCGKTMLVKAVANSTTASFIRVVGSEFVQKYLGEGPRMVRDVFRMARENSPAIIFIDEIDAIATKRFDAQTGADREVQRILLELLNQMDGFDQTSNVKVIMATNRADTLDPALLRPGRLDRKIEFPNLRDRRERRLIFSTIASKMSLSPEVDMDSLIVRNDPLSGAVIAAIMQEAGLRAVRKNRYNIIQQDLEDAYTSQVKGASEADKFDFYK; from the coding sequence ATGGCTTCCGCCGACGTGATCAACCCGGCCAACACACCAGCGCCGCATCTCCAACGACAAATCCCAAACTCCGCCATCACCAACATCGACACCGTTGAAGGTCTTGCAGACTCCGACGACCAATACGCCACATACAAGAAGTTACAGCGACAACTGGAGTACATCAAGCTACAGGAGGAGTACATCAAAGATGAGCAGCGAAGCTTGAAGCGAGAGTTGGTGCGCGCACAGGAGGAGATCAAGCGGATACAAAGTGTGCCGCTGGTCATCGGGCAGTTCATGGAGGCTATCGATCAGAACACTGGGATTGTGCAGTCATCGACAGGAAGCAACTATGTTGTGCGGATTCTATCCACCCTCGACCGTGAGCTGTTGAAGCCCAGCTCGAGTGTGGCGCTTCACAGACATTCCAACAGCTTGGTCGATATCCTCCCACCGGAGGCGGACAGCAGTATCGCTATGTTGGGCGCGGACGAGAAGCCAGATGTTACATACGCAGATGTTGGTGGACTGGACATGCAAAAGCAGGAGATTAGAGAAGCAGTTGAGCTGCCGCTCACACAATTCGACCTTTACAAGCAGATCGGTATCGACCCTCCTCGCGGCGTGCTCCTGTACGGACCACCCGGATGCGGAAAGACGATGTTGGTCAAGGCCGTGGCGAATAGCACAACCGCGTCCTTCATCCGCGTTGTCGGCTCCGAGTTCGTGCAGAAGTATCTCGGAGAGGGACCTCGCATGGTTCGCGATGTCTTCCGAATGGCCCGCGAGAATAGCCCTGcaatcatcttcatcgacgagatTGATGCCATCGCGACCAAGCGTTTCGATGCGCAGACCGGTGCCGATAGAGAGGTTCAGCGTATTCTCCTGGAGCTGCTGAACCAGATGGATGGTTTCGACCAGACTTCCAACGTCAAGGTCATCATGGCGACCAATCGCGCCGACACCCTCGATCCCGCTCTCCTCCGACCCGGACGTCTGGACCGAAAGATCGAGTTCCCCAACCTTCGCGATCGCCGCGAGAGACGATTGATCTTCTCCACTATCGCTTCGAAGATGAGCCTGTCGCCTGAGGTTGACATGGACTCGCTCATTGTGCGCAACGACCCACTGTCAGGAGCCGTAATCGCGGCTATCATGCAAGAGGCGGGACTGAGAGCTGTGCGCAAGAACAGATACAACATCATCCAGCAGGATCTTGAGGATGCATACACGAGCCAGGTCAAGGGTGCCAGCGAGGCGGACAAGTTCGACTTCTACAAGTGA